GTACCTAAAGCATATGCCAATGCTTCCTGCTTCATATCACGAAGTTCACGAATACGGCTTATTTTTCGCCCTATATGATTTGGTCTTGTTTGTGTGCTCATAATTCAAAGATAATAATTAAGTATAATAAACCGGAATCGTAAAAAACATAATTTAAAATGTAAGTTACAGTGTTCTTTGGGAGCGGTAAACAAAAATACAATTTTTCTGATAAGTATTTTGAGATTGTAGATTTTGTGCTCGATAAAGTTTGTCATTTCGAGGAATGAGAAATCACACGAGAAATTCCGTAAGTATGTCGTCATTCTTTATCGATCCCGAGTGTGATTTCTCATTCCTCGAAATGACAATACTTTGCAGTTATTTGATTGATGTGAAAATATCGAAAAATGGGCATAAAAAAACTCCTTAATTTCTTAAGGAGTTTTTTGTGGGCGATGAGGGGTTCGAACCCCCGACCCCCTCGGTGTAAACGAGGTGCTCTGAACCAGCTGAGCTAATCGCCCTATTTTATTAGGCTTCTATCGTTTGTGATAGCGTGTGCAAATATACGTTTGTTTTCGAGTTCTGCAAAGAAATTTAAACTTTTGTGAGTTTTTGAATATTCTGTTTAGTCCTCTTATTTAAAAGAAAACTCCTTAATTTCTTAAGGAGTTTTTTGTGGGCGATGAGGGGTTCGAACCCCCGACCCCCTCGGTGTAAACGAGGTGCTCTGAACCAGCTGAGCTAATCGCCCTATTTTACTAGGCTGCTATCGTTTGTGATTGCGAGTGCAAATATACGCTAGTTTTTGAGTTCTGCAAAGAAAAATTAAGAAAAGGTAAAACTTTTTTTAAAATAACTTTTATCTATTTGTTTATGAATTTGTTATTAAAACGGTTTTTTGAAATTTCTTTCTTCATGTAGGGTTTTAATTAATCCAAAGGCAGTTCGGCAACTACAAAAGTGCTTCCGCCAACATAAATAAAATCATTTTCTGACGCATTTTTTTTCGCTTCCGCGAAAGCGCTTTCAACCGAATCGTATTTTTCACCTAATAAGTTGAATTTTTCAGCTGCGTTTTTTAAAGTTTCGGCAGGTAAACCTCTCGAAGAATTCGGACTGCAGAAATAATATTGTGCTTCTTTAAGGAATAAAGGCAGGATAGAATCTAAATCTTTATCATTCACAACGCCTAAGACAATATGAAGTTTCTCAAAATTTTCATTCTTCAACTGATTCATCACGACTGTTAATCCATGTTTATTGTGAGCCGTGTCGCAAATAATTTTTGGGTTTTCTCCCAATTGCTGCCATCTGCCTTGCAAACCAGTATTTTTTACAACATTCAATAAACCTTCTTTTAATTGTTCGACCGAAACTTTAAAATTGGTTTGATTATTCAGAATTGAAATCGTCTGCTGCACCGTTTTTTTATTGTGAAACTGATAATCTCCAATTAAATCCGATAAATAAATTTGATCAATTAGGTCCGATGCAAAAGAAATAGGAGCATTGTTTTCTTCGGCTTTAGCCAAAAACACAGGTTTTGTTTCGTCAGTATATTCGCCAATAACAACAGGAACATTTGGTTTGATGATTCCTGCTTTTTCACCTGCAATTGCTTCCAGAGTATTTCCTAAAAACTGAGTATGATCTAAACCAATATTCGTAATTACCGACACTAAAGGTGTTATAATATTTGTCGCGTCTAATCTTCCGCCAAGACCAACTTCTATAATAGCGATGTCTACTTTTTCGGCAGCAAAATAATCAAATGCCAATCCAACCGACATTTCGAAGAAACTCATATCATTCGATTCAAAAAACGATTTGTGTTTCGCGATGAATTCAATTACAAACTCTTCCGAGATTTCTTTACCGTTGATTTTAATTCTTTCTCTAAAATCTTTTAAATGCGGAGAAGTATACAATCCCACTTTATAACCCGCTTCCTGAAGAACCGAAGACAACATATGCGAAGTAGATCCTTTTCCGTTTGTTCCGGCAACGTGAATGCATTTGAGTTCATTTTGCGGATTGTTAAGATGATCCGCCAATATTCTGATATTGGTTAAATCTTCTTTATAGGCAGAAGCACCCTGCAACTGGTACATTGGGAGCTGATTAAACATCCAATTGGTAGTCTCTTGATAGTTCATTTATTTTGGATAAAATGGTTGCTGATTGAAATAAATTTCGATTTTTGTAGTTTAATATTACAGCGAAAATTATCTTTATTGCAAATTTCAAATATTTTTTAGAATTAATTATTAAAAACCAGAATTAATATATGTTTAGTTTTATTCAGTTACAAACAGATACAATCGCAAATGCTTCAAATGCCGTAGTCGAGAAGATTGCACCAGAAACAGAGATTTCGATGTTTGGGTTTATTATGAAAGGGGGAGTTTTCTTAATTCCAATCGCGATTTTATTGTTTTATACTATTTATGTGATTTTTGAACGTTATATGTACATTAACCGCGCCTCAAAAATCGACAGCAGATTAATGCAGGATGTTAGTGAAAAATTACACTCTGGGAATATTGAATTAGCTAGAACAATTGTAGAAAGAAACGATACAGCTGCTGCCAATATTTTAAAAGAAGGAGTTCTCGTAATTGGAAGGCCAATTGCTGAAATTGAATCAAACATGGATCGTGCTGCCGATATCGAAATTGGAGAAATGGAAAAGCATTTAGGTCATCTTGGACTTATTGCTGGTATTGCGCCAACGTTAGGTTTCATTGGAACAATTTCTGGGGTTATTAAAATTTTCTATAGCATTTCGGTTACCGAAAATATTAGCATCGGAAATATTTCTGGAGGTTTGTACGAAAAAATGATTAGTTCAGGTTCTGGATTAATTGTAGGGATTATTGCCTATAGTGCTTACCACCTATTGAATGCAAAGATTGATAATTTTGCTTTGAAAATCCAAAAACAGATTTTAGAATTTGTCAATATAATTCAAAGAGCATAAGCCATGTCTATTAAAAGAAAAAGAAGATTTCACGCCGAAGTTGCGACTTCATCTTTGAGTGATATTATGTTTTTCCTGCTGTTGTTTTTCTTAATTATTTCAACACTGGCGAATCCGAATGTTATCAAAATGACTTTGCCAAAAGCTAAAGCGAATGAAAAAACCAATAAACAACTGATTAGTTTGTCGGTTACAGAAGATAAAAAGTTCTACATTGACAAAGAACAAGTTGATTTTGAAAACCTGGAAACAAGTTTAATGTCAAAAATAGGAACAGATAAAGAACAAACTGTTGTCGTTCGGATTCCGTTTAATCTGCAAGTTCAAGACTTAGTCGATGTTTTGCAAATAGGAGTGAAGAACAACTTAAAATTTGTAATTGCCACAAGTCCGAAGTAAATTATTATTAGGGCGTGACCACAATAAAAAAATGGGCTAATCAGCAAAACGTTGATGCGCCCATTTTTTTGTTGCGGTCGGGCTATCCGTGCTACTTCGGTAGCCAACTCCTATCCCTCACGCAAAGAAAATCAAAAGAACACATCATTTTGTCGTTTCGACCTAAGGAATACCCGAGCAATAGCGAATAGGCGAAGCAAATCATACACGGATTTGATAAATTATAATTTTTAATATTTCAACATAGCCCAAGGTTTCAACCTTGGGTACGCAATGAAATTAACGTTACGGTTTTGCAAAACGTTTCCCGATGTTGAAACCTTGGGCTATGTAGACAATCGACGGAAAAGATTAGAGACAAAAAAAGGCTTTCAGATTTCTGAAAGCCTTTTTTTATAAGAGAAGATTTTAGTGTAGATCTGTGAAATTAGTTTTTTAATCCAAGCTAAAATTATAAATGATTTTTCCAACTTGTTTGGCAGGAGCATCACTATCAGATTCCCATTTAGTATTCATTGCTGCAATTCTTGCTTGGTCTAGTAAACATTTTGCCGTATTTGTAGTTCCTTTAATTCCGGCTGTTGCACTTATCGTTTTTCCGTTTTGGTCAACGCTTACTTCAACCACAACTTTTCCTTCTTCATTACAAGTGTATTTTGGAGCAGGTTTAGAAAGTGCTTTTCTGTTTCCTAAAGAATATCCAGTTCCTCCACCAGAACCGCCGCCGCTTCCAGCTCCGTAACCGCTTCCGGTACCAATACCATTTCCGGTTCCG
This is a stretch of genomic DNA from Flavobacterium endoglycinae. It encodes these proteins:
- a CDS encoding bifunctional folylpolyglutamate synthase/dihydrofolate synthase encodes the protein MNYQETTNWMFNQLPMYQLQGASAYKEDLTNIRILADHLNNPQNELKCIHVAGTNGKGSTSHMLSSVLQEAGYKVGLYTSPHLKDFRERIKINGKEISEEFVIEFIAKHKSFFESNDMSFFEMSVGLAFDYFAAEKVDIAIIEVGLGGRLDATNIITPLVSVITNIGLDHTQFLGNTLEAIAGEKAGIIKPNVPVVIGEYTDETKPVFLAKAEENNAPISFASDLIDQIYLSDLIGDYQFHNKKTVQQTISILNNQTNFKVSVEQLKEGLLNVVKNTGLQGRWQQLGENPKIICDTAHNKHGLTVVMNQLKNENFEKLHIVLGVVNDKDLDSILPLFLKEAQYYFCSPNSSRGLPAETLKNAAEKFNLLGEKYDSVESAFAEAKKNASENDFIYVGGSTFVVAELPLD
- a CDS encoding MotA/TolQ/ExbB proton channel family protein; this encodes MFSFIQLQTDTIANASNAVVEKIAPETEISMFGFIMKGGVFLIPIAILLFYTIYVIFERYMYINRASKIDSRLMQDVSEKLHSGNIELARTIVERNDTAAANILKEGVLVIGRPIAEIESNMDRAADIEIGEMEKHLGHLGLIAGIAPTLGFIGTISGVIKIFYSISVTENISIGNISGGLYEKMISSGSGLIVGIIAYSAYHLLNAKIDNFALKIQKQILEFVNIIQRA
- a CDS encoding ExbD/TolR family protein, translated to MSIKRKRRFHAEVATSSLSDIMFFLLLFFLIISTLANPNVIKMTLPKAKANEKTNKQLISLSVTEDKKFYIDKEQVDFENLETSLMSKIGTDKEQTVVVRIPFNLQVQDLVDVLQIGVKNNLKFVIATSPK